The following are encoded in a window of Kitasatospora sp. NBC_01250 genomic DNA:
- a CDS encoding DUF2637 domain-containing protein gives MYDPAGEFSLRYAGAPYGVLDDLAVTALYEAGGRYDGDTAPRGPRLGYPTTGGQGTWAPEEIPLPRPRAPLDDAGLHATGADSAELGAPTASHRRRRAQRPVVSWPLAIGEAFGVLTAVLVAAVCVLGGMLSYDPLRDLAQSRVPHGLSHLWPVIVYGPWLVGCLSVLRAALEGRRPAHSWAVVVISSSVATGLCISDACRTFFGVLDIVVAGLPPITAAVSLHQLVRQLTTAHTARRTPRHTVRRASR, from the coding sequence ATGTATGACCCAGCAGGCGAGTTCTCCCTCCGATATGCGGGCGCTCCCTACGGCGTGCTGGACGACCTCGCCGTGACGGCGCTCTACGAAGCCGGAGGCCGCTACGACGGGGACACCGCACCCCGCGGCCCACGGCTCGGCTACCCGACCACTGGAGGGCAGGGGACCTGGGCGCCCGAGGAGATCCCGCTGCCCCGTCCGCGCGCCCCTCTCGACGACGCCGGTCTGCACGCCACGGGTGCGGACTCCGCCGAATTGGGCGCCCCGACCGCCTCCCACCGCCGGCGCAGGGCCCAACGCCCGGTCGTGTCATGGCCACTGGCCATCGGGGAGGCGTTCGGGGTGCTGACCGCCGTGCTGGTCGCAGCCGTGTGCGTGCTGGGCGGGATGCTCTCCTACGACCCGCTGCGGGACCTGGCGCAGTCCCGGGTGCCGCACGGGCTGTCGCACCTGTGGCCGGTCATCGTCTACGGCCCGTGGCTCGTGGGCTGCCTCTCGGTGCTGCGCGCCGCCCTCGAAGGGCGGCGGCCGGCCCACTCGTGGGCCGTGGTGGTCATCTCCTCCAGCGTCGCGACCGGGCTCTGCATCTCCGATGCGTGCCGGACATTCTTCGGCGTCCTCGACATCGTCGTCGCAGGCCTGCCACCCATCACCGCAGCCGTCTCCCTGCACCAGCTCGTGCGTCAACTCACCACCGCTCATACCGCCCGCCGCACCCCGCGCCACACAGTCCGCAGGGCATCTCGGTGA
- a CDS encoding DUF397 domain-containing protein encodes MGTATPDLSNATWRKASYSGGGGSNCVEVAAGFTGVTPVRDSKDPAGPALVFPADSFAAFVGELKAGRLQ; translated from the coding sequence GTGGGAACCGCCACCCCTGACCTGAGCAACGCGACCTGGCGCAAGGCTAGTTACAGCGGTGGTGGCGGAAGCAACTGCGTGGAGGTCGCGGCTGGCTTCACCGGTGTCACCCCCGTGCGGGACTCCAAGGACCCGGCCGGGCCGGCGCTCGTGTTCCCCGCCGACTCGTTCGCCGCGTTCGTCGGGGAGCTCAAGGCCGGCCGCCTGCAGTAG
- a CDS encoding helix-turn-helix domain-containing protein — MPAPKELDPTSSLAAYLGAQIRRRREALGLTQKQLGQMVFVSHNRIAQIELATDPPGREMIKLLDAALRANGELIDLWGHLSDPKYDHFAKTFLHRQAEASMIQEYSLIIPGLLQTKAYMRAIFADADGVLGDGTTEEKFNDRLARQRILHAENPPWYRMTLHESALYLPVGGHQVMRGQLAHLLEVGQRRNVDVQVVPLHALPLTALGGSLCLLTMPDGSRSAYTEGLDTGQFSEQPADVTRLTVIYDRVQAAALGPEMSAAFIRNVMEERYTWEPPPLT; from the coding sequence GTGCCGGCGCCAAAGGAACTCGATCCGACAAGCTCCCTGGCGGCCTACCTCGGCGCACAGATCCGCCGACGGCGGGAGGCGCTGGGGCTGACGCAGAAGCAGCTCGGGCAGATGGTGTTCGTCTCGCACAACCGGATCGCGCAGATCGAGCTGGCGACCGACCCGCCAGGGCGGGAGATGATCAAGCTGCTGGACGCGGCGCTCCGGGCGAACGGCGAGCTGATCGATCTGTGGGGACACCTGAGTGACCCGAAGTACGACCACTTCGCGAAGACGTTCCTGCATCGGCAGGCTGAGGCCAGCATGATCCAGGAGTACTCCCTGATCATCCCAGGCCTATTGCAGACCAAGGCCTACATGCGGGCGATCTTCGCTGACGCTGATGGTGTGCTGGGTGACGGCACGACGGAGGAGAAGTTCAACGATCGGCTCGCGCGCCAGCGGATCCTGCATGCCGAGAACCCGCCGTGGTACCGAATGACGCTTCACGAGTCGGCCCTCTATCTTCCTGTCGGCGGGCATCAGGTGATGCGCGGACAGCTGGCCCACTTGCTGGAGGTGGGCCAGCGGCGGAATGTTGACGTGCAGGTGGTCCCGCTTCATGCGCTTCCGCTGACTGCTCTGGGTGGATCGCTGTGCCTGCTCACGATGCCCGACGGCTCGCGGTCGGCCTACACCGAGGGGCTTGATACTGGACAGTTCTCCGAGCAACCGGCGGACGTCACCCGATTGACGGTCATCTACGATCGGGTGCAGGCAGCCGCGCTCGGCCCGGAGATGTCGGCTGCCTTCATCCGGAACGTGATGGAGGAACGGTACACGTGGGAACCGCCACCCCTGACCTGA